Proteins encoded together in one Salvelinus sp. IW2-2015 unplaced genomic scaffold, ASM291031v2 Un_scaffold2437, whole genome shotgun sequence window:
- the LOC112073956 gene encoding SLAM family member 8 — protein MSVGPLSSFSKQGILLLSILHYGVGISLFNKAVGDSVELPSGLEREGIKSMEWKYKEMVIAEFDGYVSLPRSQFEGRLEMNDSNFSLIIRELTLQDSGEFVVSAASNKGGQIPTKTIHLQVHEPISKVVIQKEITLLANQSCSVWLLCNVSVGSNLSYTWERGNETYRDNEXIHFSLSPADGDISVTCNASNPVSEKSASATVKCSNDTTTPEYDTWMKWYRIYIVVPVGVAVVLILTXAVAVYYCRGSCNTADVTDDTRMKDVSMHCRYYVSECXQTLYDKITFGRQPXXPXSSYQEVL, from the exons ATGTCTGTTggacccctctcctccttctccaaacAGGGAATACTCCTACTCTCTATCCTCCACTATG GTGTGGGTATTTCTCTGTTCAACAAAGCAGTGGGGGACTCAGTGGAGCTGCCCTCAGGCTTAGAAAGGGAAGGTATCAAGTCAATGGAGTGGAAGTATAAAGAAATGGTCATTGCAGAATTTGATGGGTACGTTTCCTTACCAAGATCACAGTTTGAGGGGAGGCTAGAGATGAACGACAGTAACTTCAGTTTAATAATAAGAGAGCTGACACTGCAAGACTCTGGGGAATTTGTAGTTTCTGCCGCATCAAACAAAGGAGGCCAGATTCCAACCAAGACCATCCATCTTCAAGTCCATG agCCTATATCCAAGGTGGTGATCCAGAAGGAGATCACGCTATTGGCCAACCAGTCCTGTTCAGTGTGGCTGCTGTGCAACGTGTCAGTCGGCTCCAACCTCTCCTACacctgggagagagggaatgagacgTACAGGGACAACGAGCMGATACACTTCTCTCTGTCACCAGCAGACGGAGACATCAGTGTAACCTGCAACGCCTCCAACCCAGTCAGTGAGAAATCTGCCTCAGCAACAGTGAAGTGTAGTAATGACACAACCACCCCAG AGTATGATACATGGATGAAGTGGTATAGGATCTACATCGTGGTACCAGTAGGTGTCGCTGTGGTGCTGATCCTCACTGYAGCTGTGGCAGTGTATTACTGCAGGGGGAGCTGTAACACGG CTGATGTAACTGACGACACAAGAATGAAAGATGTGAGTATGCATTGCCGTTATTATGTATCTGAATGT YCGCAGACTCTGTATGACAAGATCACATTTGGACGCCAGCCMGAMRMCCCCTSTTCTTCYTACCAGGAAGTACTGTGA
- the LOC112073959 gene encoding CD48 antigen: MIRVELLVLSLLTVLSVVMGDTIGYLGESVTLSSGANPSWHITKITWSIYNNDTWIATFKGKNSNTEWFRQFKSRLSLNTSSGDLEIXDVXRGDELVYSVLLTHSQXEQQISKVPLTVTERLVEPSVRKVFSVLKDGLCVMALQCSSSVKDTSFSWEPEASFDGAFWRGSPNXNVSXVWTSYSPNRNVTFICTASNGLTNASKVVREXCQDEQPKPDVVVEGENRVPGIVKLLLGFLFGCLLTYIFRESLTCLSTRFNKSQSINKVGPTLSGVEKNSSLPIERS; encoded by the exons ATGATACGTGTAGAActtttagttctctctctcctaacagTCTTATCAG TGGTGATGGGAGATACTATTGGTTACCTGGGAGAGTCTGTCACCTTATCCTCTGGAGCCAATCCATCCTGGCACATCACCAAGATAACGTGGTCCATATACAACAACGACACCTGGATCGCAACATTCAAGGGCAAAAATAGCAACACAGAATGGTTCAGGCAGTTTAAGAGTCGACTGAGTCTCAACACCTCGTCTGGTGACTTGGAGATCAGWGATGTTCRGAGAGGGGATGAACTGGTCTACTCTGTCCTCCTCACACACAGTCAGSGGGARCAGCAGATCAGTAAGGTACCGCTCACTGTGACAG AGCGTCTCGTTGAGCCTAGTGTTCGAAAGGTCTTCAGCGTTTTGAAGGACGGACTCTGTGTGATGGCTCTTCAGTGCTCCTCTTCGGTGAAGGACACCAGCTTTTCTTGGGAACCAGAGGCTTCRTTTGACGGCGCCTTCTGGAGGGGGAGTCCCAACRCCAAYGTCTCTRTTGTCTGGACGTCTTACAGCCCCAACAGAAATGTCACCTTCATCTGTACTGCCAGCAAYGGGCTCACTAACGCATCTAAGGTTGTGAGGGAGAYATGCCAAG ATGAACAGCCCAAGCCTGAcgtggtggtggagggagagaaccGCGTCCCCGGGATCGTAAAGTTGCTCTTAGGATTTCTGTTCGGATGTCTTTTAACATATATTTTCAGAG AGTCCCTCACATGCTTATCAACCAGGTTCAACAA GAGTCAAAGCATCAACAAGGTGGGTCCTACACTTTCGGGAGTTGAAAAAAACTCCAGCCTACCTATAGAGAGGAGCTGA